DNA from Gramella sp. MAR_2010_147:
CAGTTTTTCTTTATACTTTTCGCCATTTACAGTGGCTACGGTAGTAAGACTGGATTCACTCTGAGTTTTGGGAGGTGTTATCTTAAACGTAAGACTGGCATTACCTCCTTTTTGAGCTATAGAAAAATTTGTTTTAACAGGTTCTATTTTCCAGCCTGTACCCGCTTGTAAATTCAGTTCACCATTAATATTCGCTTTGTTGGAAGTAATCAGCACCTCTACAAGCCTTGTTTCAGAATTATTGAATATCAATACATCTTCCTTGAAATTCAGTGTAATTGCAGGGACTATTTCAAAGTTTTTATAGGTTTCACCAAACACCTCGTCATTGTATTTATAAACTACCGGTTTATGAAAATCAATTTTCACACCATTAAAGTTGATATTAAAGGTTGCCTTAGTGTTTAGCGGTGTCTCTGGAAGACCCCGTAAATTTTGATCTTTCACTGCATACATTCCCATGCTTCCTTTTTCCTTCAACCAGTATGGAGTTGTAAACTCTGCGGAAGAAGGGATTCTGAAAATCATATTGCTATCCCAACCTTCATTGTTTAATAGGTTTGCGTCAGGTTGAATTTTAGAATTATTAGGAGTCAATTCAACAGAGCTTAACTGGATGTTTTCATCGCTCCTGTTTATGGCTTCCAGTCGTACTTGTAAATCTTCGGAAGGTGTTGTCGTTGCTTTTTCAGCTATAGCCTCAAGATACAGCCCCGATGCAGCATAGATGATATCTTTTATTTCTTCAGTTTTGATCTCCCTCCAGTGATCGTCCTCAAGATCCTGAATTAGACTATATGCCTTTAATAATTGCGGTAGATGTTTGGAAGGCTGTTCAAAATTAAAATTATCTTCCACACTTTTTAAAATTTCGGAAATTGCCTTTCCGCCTTTTATACGATTCCAGGAAGTATCTATGCCTCCAAATATGCCAGAATCTTTCTCCGGTAAATCACCTTTTAGTAATTCCAGATATTCCATCTGTTTTCCACGACTTCCCGTACTCCCAAACCCCTGCGAACGATGCTGACTTCTACTTAGGGATGCAATTTCAGGATTTGATAAACCTCTGATAGGAAAATAGGTTCCGGTATCAAAGCTTAAAAAGTTAGATTTATCTGCTTCCTGAAATGCTTCATCGCCACCATAAAACCAGGGTGAAGTGTTAAAAAACAAGCGTTGAGGCTGGTATGCATCAACATATTCAAATTGTGAGCTATAGGCATCCTTGTTTCCAGCCATTTCAAAGGCCTCAAAACTGAGCATTGCCGAAGAAGTATGATGACCATGGGTACTGCCGGGAGTGCGGTGATCAAATCGGTTAATGATTACATCTGGCCTGAATTTTCTTATAATCCATACCACATCACTTAAAACTTCATCTTTATTCCATATCTCCAGAGTTTCTGCCGGAGTTTTTGAATACCCAAAATCATTAGCTCTCGTAAAAAATTGCTGCCCTCCATCTATTTTTCTGGCTGCAAGCAACTCCTGTGTTCTAATTAAACCTAATTGCTCCCTTAATTCCGGACCGATGAGGTTTTGACCGCCGTCGCCTCTGGTTAAAGATAAATAAGCAGTTCTTGCATTCTTTTCATTAGAAAAATAGGAAATAAGCCTGGTGTTTTCATCATCCGGATGCGCGGCGATATAGAGAACTGAACCCAAAAAGTTCAGTTTTTTTATATGGTTGTAAATTTCAGAAGAACTCCATTTTTCCGGTGCCTGTGCTTTTCCAACACAAAAACATAGAAG
Protein-coding regions in this window:
- a CDS encoding PIG-L family deacetylase, with the protein product MRKLFFVLFLLCFCVGKAQAPEKWSSSEIYNHIKKLNFLGSVLYIAAHPDDENTRLISYFSNEKNARTAYLSLTRGDGGQNLIGPELREQLGLIRTQELLAARKIDGGQQFFTRANDFGYSKTPAETLEIWNKDEVLSDVVWIIRKFRPDVIINRFDHRTPGSTHGHHTSSAMLSFEAFEMAGNKDAYSSQFEYVDAYQPQRLFFNTSPWFYGGDEAFQEADKSNFLSFDTGTYFPIRGLSNPEIASLSRSQHRSQGFGSTGSRGKQMEYLELLKGDLPEKDSGIFGGIDTSWNRIKGGKAISEILKSVEDNFNFEQPSKHLPQLLKAYSLIQDLEDDHWREIKTEEIKDIIYAASGLYLEAIAEKATTTPSEDLQVRLEAINRSDENIQLSSVELTPNNSKIQPDANLLNNEGWDSNMIFRIPSSAEFTTPYWLKEKGSMGMYAVKDQNLRGLPETPLNTKATFNINFNGVKIDFHKPVVYKYNDEVFGETYKNFEIVPAITLNFKEDVLIFNNSETRLVEVLITSNKANINGELNLQAGTGWKIEPVKTNFSIAQKGGNASLTFKITPPKTQSESSLTTVATVNGEKYKEKLVEINYEHFPDQNIIMPASLKLVKLDIEKKGKNIAYIEGAGDVVPESLEQIGYDVTKISPASISSDYLKSFDAVVIGIRAYNIVEELKFKQNILFDYVKQGGTMIVQYNTSRGLLLDNLAPYPLDLSRDRVTEENAEITFLQPDHMVLNSPNKLTKADFDGWVQERGLYFPDSWDENFTPILSMHDKNESPKNGSLLVTKYGDGFYIYTGISFFRQFPEAVPGAFRLFANLISIGK